Proteins co-encoded in one Quercus robur chromosome 8, dhQueRobu3.1, whole genome shotgun sequence genomic window:
- the LOC126694520 gene encoding endoglucanase 11-like, with amino-acid sequence MENKKQGIVQRHSNKFLQLCFALLLLSTFAFFPLCQSFDYGEALSKGLLYFESQRSGHLPHNQRVTWRHHSGLTDGLEQEVDLVGGYYDAGDNVKFGLPMAFTITMLSWGVIEYKGEIVGAGEFGHALEAIKWGTDYFIKAHTQPNVLWAEVGDGDTDHYCWQRPEDMTTSRHAYKVDANNPGSDVAGETAAAMAAASIVFRETNPHYSHLLLHHAQQLFEFGDKYRGKYDESIGVVKGYYASFSGYMDELLWAALWLYKATDNEEYLGYVLEKAHSFGGITWTMTEFSWDVKYVGVQIIASMLLMEEKHKKHKHILEQYRSKAEHYVCACLNKNNVSNVERTPGGLLYIRQWNNMQYVSSASFLLTIYSDYLQASNQKLNCHKGEVGPDEIFSFAKSQVDYILGSNPMAMSYLVGYGPKYPQRVHHRGASTESYKGNKGFIGCTQGYDNWYGRSGPNPNVLIGALVGGPDSKDHFRDQRSNFIQTEACTYNTATLIGVFAKLHGLQQAENGISVSPALLSSS; translated from the exons atGGAGAACAAGAAGCAAGGTATAGTTCAAAGACACTCCAACAAGTTTCTTCAACTTTGTTTTGCTCTGCTACTACTCTCCACCTTCGCCTTCTTTCCCTTGTGCCAGTCCTTTGACTATGGCGAAGCTCTCTCCAAGGGCCTCCTCTACTTTGAATCTCAACGTTCTGGCCACTTACCACACAACCAAAGAGTCACTTGGCGACACCATTCTGGCCTCACTGATGGTCTTGAACAAGAA GTGGACTTGGTGGGAGGGTACTATGATGCTGGTGATAATGTGAAATTTGGTTTGCCTATGGCTTTTACTATAACAATGTTGTCGTGGGGTGTCATTGAATATAAGGGAGAGATTGTCGGTGCCGGCGAATTTGGTCACGCGCTGGAGGCGATCAAGTGGGGGACTGACTATTTCATCAAAGCACATACTCAACCAAATGTGTTATGGGCAGAG GTGGGTGACGGTGACACCGACCACTATTGTTGGCAGCGGCCGGAGGACATGACAACTTCACGGCATGCTTACAAGGTTGATGCCAACAACCCGGGGTCGGATGTTGCAGGTGAGACAGCGGCAGCAATGGCAGCAGCTTCAATTGTGTTTAGGGAAACTAATCCACATTACTCTCACCTACTATTACACCATGCACAACAG TTGTTTGAGTTTGGTGACAAGTATAGAGGAAAGtatgatgaaagtattggtgTAGTGAAGGGGTATTATGCGTCTTTTAGTGGGTACATGGATGAGTTATTGTGGGCAGCTTTGTGGCTATACAAGGCCACTGACAATGAGGAATATTTGGGGTATGTGTTAGAGAAGGCACATTCTTTTGGTGGTATCACTTGGACCATGACTGAGTTTAGCTGGGATGTCAAATATGTTGGCGTTCAAATCATTGCTTCAATG ttgcTGATGGAAGAAAAGCACAAGAAACACAAGCATATATTGGAACAGTATCGTTCAAAAGCCGAGCACTACGTTTGTGCTTGTCTCAACAAAAACAACGTGTCTAACGTGGAACGCACCCCAGGGGGCTTACTGTACATCCGCCAATGGAACAACATGCAATACGTTTCATCAGCATCGTTTCTTCTCACAATCTACTCTGATTACCTCCAAGCCTCAAATCAGAAGCTCAATTGTCACAAAGGTGAGGTGGGCCCAGATGAAATCTTCTCCTTTGCGAAATCACAGGTTGATTATATCTTGGGCTCTAATCCAATGGCCATGAGCTACTTGGTTGGCTATGGTCCCAAATACCCACAGAGAGTTCACCACAGAGGAGCATCCACTGAATCATACAAAGGGAATAAAGGTTTTATTGGGTGCACACAGGGTTATGATAATTGGTATGGACGAAGTGGGCCCAATCCTAATGTTCTCATTGGGGCCCTAGTTGGTGGGCCAGATAGTAAGGACCACTTTAGGGATCAAAGGTCCAATTTCATACAAACTGAGGCATGCACCTATAATACCGCCACACTAATTGGGGTTTTTGCTAAATTGCATGGTTTACAACAAGCTGAGAATGGCATCTCTGTGAGTCCTGCTTTACTTTCTTCTAGCTAA
- the LOC126694512 gene encoding ubiquitin-conjugating enzyme E2 11-like encodes MAQRSWSDLPRVLIDRIFRRHMKIGGKGIEPKDLARCSRVCTTWRSVIADIWGKNLSLLSSPHRPIHMRILAEYQNFQRDPPEGCKVMFVDSLFHWEAIMIGPQSSPYAGGVFLLDIHFSDEHPFKAPKVTFQTKVFHPNINQQGGLCLETSWCPITTILHVLLVIYARFNDPDPDDPIDFEIAHIYKTQRTQYEERARVWTKKFATASQISAIDWSYFLKKHKIGETPM; translated from the exons atggcTCAACGTTCATGGTCTGACCTGCCCCGAGTTCTCATCGATCGTATATTTAGACGCCACATGAAAATAGGGGGGAAGGGGATAGAGCCAAAGGATCTTGCAAGATGTAGCCGTGTCTGTACTACTTGGAGAAGCGTTATTG CTGATATTTGGGGCAAGAATTTATCTTTGTTGAGTTCACCACATAGGCCGATTCATATGAGAATTCTAGCTGAGTACCAGAATTTCCAGAGAGATCCTCCAGAAGGTTGCAAAGTTATGTTTGTTGATAGTCTCTTCCATTGGGAAGCAATCATGATTGGTCCCCAAAGTAGCCCTTATGCTGGTGGAGTCTTTCTCTTAGACATCCATTTCTCTGATGAACACCCATTCAAAGCTCCCAAAGTCACGTTCCAAACCAAG GTTTTTCACCCGAACATTAACCAGCAAGGCGGGTTATGTCTTGAGACATCATGGTGCCCAATAACGACCATTTTACACGTTCTCCTAGTAATCTATGCTCGCTTCAATGACCCTGATCCTGATGACCCTATTGATTTTGAGATTGCTCACATATATAAGACTCAAAGAACTCAATATGAAGAAAGAGCAAGAGTTTGGACCAAGAAATTTGCCACTGCAAGCCAGATAAGCGCAATAGATTGGTCATACTTTCTCAAGAAGCATAAAATTGGGGAGACACCAATGTAG